From Parasphaerochaeta coccoides DSM 17374, a single genomic window includes:
- a CDS encoding UvrD-helicase domain-containing protein, producing the protein MNTKMNTEMNANTASLTFADVLARTGRRLDDNQRRAVDCDSNCVVSAGAGSGKTTVLTYRFIRLLIEGKAHADQILTLTFTRKAAAEMHERIHALVSSLRDDPLMASELARFPQAQISTLDSFCSAIVRSDCIRYGITGDFSIDDDATTRFASVVASRLLADAQDEGARLLSVFYSPDVLVDEFLVPLATGGMDITRPLDAEADTLMVQNYFGDQLSSVLTGMEEICRQIERLDGSGVPATVRKACDIASSFLSLVNGWRASKDFAAIGDFCQDAETKWRKPGQVKAGSALAELKDITPEYVVMRDKVGLFASALSSRGNLLPIYRFLQRYQEEFFLRKRAAGILTFSDVARLAVDILLTNPAVRTFYKNRFSHIMIDEFQDNNHLQKDLLYLLAERQDLCGAAIPVARELEKGKLFFVGDEKQSIYRFRGADVSVFKQLGHEIEEAGGIALELGTNYRTEPALISLFNTLFPGVMGSGGEDYEADFRPLGSRSPSPGLLSRFTMMHQELNDLEDDPEDPWLATDEAEASAVADIIEEMLATDAYCVPDGTGGLRRPHPLEIGLLFRTGGGQISYEKAFRARHIPYSLQVSRALLLEAPVNDLYSWLQLCAYPSDGIAYAAALRSPLCGIMDASLVPILRAYNGLDSTNDSTRDPKGQSQDDDQNERQTDRQTDRQNERHERKYPMWVPFAEPATADIPCFGSVAPDVKERYLHGCSLYRKLHEKVEAGSVADALSFLWHEGGYRLFLVSHASYHVYLEHFDSLWELALQFDRSGRSLLAFLDYLRPRLGQNEKLDEMELLREEPEGVQMLTIHKSKGLEFPIVIISGMGKGGANQKTPAWFPLELEPSSALPQGRTVPVPLHMDPENSFKTGNAVYYQAKEELRSREEAELKRLLYVALTRAQYHLVLSGSDTAKTSGKDSEKKYLYSMVAENLDGNLQGDGLSYPLCDSRTIEPVRRKDFYGQSFTPSVSSIVVKAWYEDGQAVHVDTTTLRRAVTAPSENLTTASIVEVEREMEGEAEGAELPACPSDGLIRTNNLQARFGTYVHALISHALTSSAQGLQAQESQSPELQSSGSYVFPQGKKREKLFPDGMPEGVDARAFTRMLHDGEQLARNFLESTFWKNVSAQMVSCESEVPFFMRRDENGRNIVYEGIADLVVTLPDRVLVVDFKTDTFRVPRIHERQLGIYREAFSRLTRKKTEAAVCYLRSPDDVALLG; encoded by the coding sequence ATGAACACGAAGATGAATACGGAGATGAACGCGAATACTGCTTCCTTGACCTTTGCTGATGTCCTTGCGCGTACTGGCCGCAGGCTCGATGACAACCAGCGCCGCGCGGTGGACTGTGACAGCAACTGCGTCGTGTCCGCTGGAGCGGGAAGCGGTAAGACGACCGTCCTCACGTACCGCTTCATACGGCTTCTTATCGAAGGCAAAGCACACGCCGACCAAATCCTGACGCTGACCTTCACCCGCAAGGCGGCGGCTGAGATGCATGAACGCATCCATGCGCTGGTCAGTTCCCTGAGAGATGACCCGCTGATGGCATCTGAGCTTGCCCGTTTCCCACAGGCGCAGATTTCAACGTTGGACAGCTTCTGCTCGGCCATAGTTCGCTCCGATTGCATACGCTACGGCATCACCGGGGATTTTTCCATTGATGATGACGCGACCACCAGGTTCGCTTCCGTGGTAGCTTCGCGTCTCCTTGCCGATGCCCAGGATGAGGGAGCGCGCTTGCTCTCAGTCTTTTATTCCCCTGATGTCCTGGTCGATGAGTTTCTCGTTCCGTTAGCCACCGGAGGCATGGACATCACCCGGCCTCTCGATGCCGAAGCGGATACTCTGATGGTACAGAACTACTTCGGCGACCAACTTTCATCCGTCCTCACAGGCATGGAAGAAATTTGTCGTCAGATTGAGAGGCTTGACGGATCGGGTGTTCCTGCTACGGTGCGCAAGGCCTGTGACATCGCTTCTTCTTTCCTCTCTCTTGTCAATGGCTGGCGGGCAAGCAAGGACTTTGCCGCCATAGGTGATTTCTGCCAAGATGCCGAAACAAAATGGCGCAAGCCCGGTCAGGTGAAGGCAGGAAGTGCCTTGGCGGAACTCAAGGACATCACGCCGGAGTATGTTGTGATGAGGGACAAGGTCGGATTGTTCGCCTCCGCGCTGTCCTCCCGTGGCAATCTCCTGCCAATTTATCGCTTCCTGCAACGGTATCAGGAGGAATTTTTCCTGCGTAAGAGAGCCGCGGGCATCCTGACCTTCTCCGATGTCGCCCGTCTGGCAGTTGACATCCTCCTGACTAATCCCGCTGTCAGGACATTCTACAAGAATCGGTTCAGCCATATCATGATTGATGAGTTCCAGGACAACAACCACTTGCAGAAGGATTTGCTCTACCTGCTGGCTGAAAGACAGGATCTCTGCGGGGCGGCCATTCCCGTTGCCCGCGAGCTGGAAAAGGGGAAACTTTTCTTTGTGGGTGATGAAAAGCAGTCCATTTACCGGTTCCGTGGAGCCGATGTATCGGTCTTCAAGCAATTGGGGCATGAAATAGAGGAAGCCGGGGGCATTGCGCTGGAACTGGGGACGAACTACCGAACCGAACCGGCGTTGATTTCCCTTTTCAACACGTTGTTCCCCGGTGTCATGGGCAGCGGAGGCGAAGACTATGAAGCTGACTTTCGGCCTCTGGGTAGCCGGAGTCCATCACCCGGTCTCCTGAGCCGGTTCACCATGATGCATCAGGAACTCAATGATTTGGAGGATGATCCAGAGGATCCGTGGCTTGCCACTGATGAGGCGGAAGCCTCGGCTGTCGCGGACATCATAGAGGAAATGCTTGCTACCGATGCCTATTGTGTACCTGATGGGACAGGGGGACTGAGACGGCCTCATCCGTTGGAAATCGGTCTGCTCTTTCGCACAGGAGGAGGGCAGATAAGCTATGAGAAGGCTTTCAGGGCACGGCACATTCCATACTCCCTCCAAGTCTCCCGCGCCCTGTTGCTTGAAGCTCCGGTGAATGACTTGTACTCATGGCTCCAGCTCTGCGCCTATCCCTCTGACGGGATTGCCTATGCCGCCGCCTTGCGTTCCCCGCTTTGCGGCATCATGGACGCATCCTTGGTTCCCATCCTCCGTGCGTACAACGGATTGGATTCTACAAACGATTCCACAAGAGACCCGAAGGGTCAAAGTCAGGACGATGACCAGAATGAACGCCAAACTGACCGCCAAACTGACCGCCAAAATGAACGCCATGAGAGGAAGTATCCAATGTGGGTTCCGTTCGCAGAACCTGCCACTGCGGATATTCCTTGCTTTGGTTCCGTAGCCCCGGATGTCAAGGAACGGTATCTCCATGGCTGTTCCCTCTACCGCAAGCTGCATGAAAAGGTTGAGGCAGGTTCCGTGGCCGATGCTTTGTCTTTCCTCTGGCATGAGGGGGGCTACCGCCTGTTCCTGGTCTCACATGCCTCCTACCATGTCTACCTGGAGCATTTTGATTCGCTCTGGGAGCTGGCGCTCCAGTTTGACCGTTCCGGCAGGAGCCTCTTGGCATTCCTCGATTACCTCCGTCCTCGTCTTGGGCAGAATGAGAAGCTTGATGAGATGGAATTGCTCCGTGAGGAACCGGAGGGCGTGCAGATGCTGACCATCCACAAATCAAAGGGGCTTGAATTTCCTATTGTCATCATAAGCGGCATGGGCAAGGGCGGAGCAAACCAGAAGACCCCCGCATGGTTTCCCTTGGAGCTTGAACCTTCCTCCGCTTTGCCGCAAGGACGCACGGTTCCCGTGCCACTCCATATGGATCCTGAGAACTCTTTCAAGACAGGTAATGCGGTGTATTACCAAGCCAAGGAGGAGCTTCGGAGCAGAGAGGAAGCGGAGCTGAAAAGGCTCCTGTACGTAGCCTTGACCCGCGCACAATATCATCTGGTACTTTCTGGAAGCGATACGGCAAAGACTTCGGGCAAGGACAGCGAAAAGAAATATCTCTATTCCATGGTGGCGGAGAATCTTGACGGAAATCTTCAAGGTGATGGTCTTTCCTATCCTCTCTGTGACAGTCGTACCATCGAACCTGTCCGTCGGAAGGATTTTTACGGACAATCGTTCACGCCCTCTGTATCTTCCATAGTAGTCAAAGCATGGTATGAAGACGGGCAAGCTGTTCATGTTGATACCACGACTCTGAGACGTGCGGTCACTGCTCCGTCGGAAAACCTGACCACTGCATCCATCGTGGAAGTGGAAAGAGAAATGGAAGGGGAAGCAGAAGGGGCGGAATTGCCTGCCTGCCCATCTGATGGGCTTATCAGGACAAACAACCTACAGGCGCGTTTCGGTACATACGTCCATGCGCTCATCTCACATGCACTTACTTCTTCTGCACAGGGATTACAAGCTCAGGAATCGCAGTCGCCGGAATTGCAGTCATCGGGTTCATATGTGTTTCCCCAAGGGAAAAAGCGGGAAAAGCTGTTTCCTGACGGCATGCCGGAGGGAGTAGATGCCCGTGCTTTCACTCGAATGCTCCATGACGGAGAACAACTTGCCCGCAATTTTTTGGAAAGTACGTTCTGGAAAAATGTCTCCGCTCAGATGGTTTCCTGTGAAAGCGAGGTTCCATTCTTCATGAGACGTGATGAAAACGGACGGAACATTGTATACGAGGGAATCGCAGATTTGGTCGTTACCTTGCCTGACCGGGTGCTTGTCGTAGACTTCAAGACCGACACGTTCCGCGTTCCCCGCATTCATGAACGCCAGTTGGGAATCTACCGTGAGGCTTTCAGCCGCTTGACCAGAAAAAAAACGGAGGCGGCTGTCTGCTACCTCCGTTCTCCTGATGATGTTGCCCTGCTTGGATGA
- a CDS encoding PD-(D/E)XK nuclease family protein, translating into MTHGILQCMDSHFSTPRTFVHSLFDTDSVLVFPSEISARFWLEDYALHGKSGVVRADRALAWDTFRARFLPVHAEKLPANSLVRMMFAREFLEGPQGDTVPWFASSLHPETFEAYTQRIARLLPRFADVLRRERQARQEKQEASALVWDDVFRQLAVLHGAYEKFLVRRNLFEPSYETPSLAFAPPVMMGKKHVIVFSQTIPGVEGLLKQLGNPSWIQTADPEAVAASSDVKLDVKLDVKSNAKPDINVNTKANTRNGKDCLHVFANQSQEVGDVVRRLRTLAEKGVPAREMAVTVPVDEILVAHLREEARLHDLPLRLIQGFSPLEHPAGRFFTRLKAVYDTAFSLQAMKDLLLDIGIPWRDIILQRNLLARAIELRIEGGDVHSASHDAWFQRLSWSEPDASGTDARMDTGMDAGEAPVSLRSWYGKFRGTVISVMEAETSQDIRARLSYFQQEFFCDERWEAAATAEATAVYTFCMENLEKVAQALQTAGITRYHGLFSLFLSHISQTRYVPQSSGGIPVYVWPQSATLMIPHHYAIGLGHDVTLVSDNSGDFLPETVLSASVREEHDMTAALFSLYRSCVMEGRLSLSSQGYNGVQLPPSCMVESGLVRQMSSWETYDSWKDELKLWRGEKTDYNYSMLSGQRAWYRDNAGTVLTRMSNERDVAVSGMDNPGIFSPLFHECDHEHDHEHSLERGGKPLLTLSSTQIDAFASCPFSWALKWGMGVRDDQNYEVPRMDHRFMGRLIHKVYQLFFEKVTAMTGLYDGERHKDTYQKLLLSTWGDEFMRLSHSNDAPSPPTLRWIKNTLDRQLPQILDQEEKIFSGTLSWEFEKNLEMTNADKGYHLVGKIDRIVLLGASLTDVRNMKTGAENNDAAVEGRALAVVDYKKGNLKNLRPGDYRKEGGPPSFQLPVYRRLVASQLAARTALAAYYSVKDGSYSIIWDEKGDGQPVDGSSAVNAAAKATNIAGDERALVEKLDGELEKMLEKMVRDISAGRFAASPAADSRVFRSVTRRRYAVR; encoded by the coding sequence ATGACACATGGTATACTTCAATGCATGGACAGTCATTTTTCCACTCCCCGGACGTTCGTGCACAGCCTGTTCGACACGGACTCCGTATTGGTGTTCCCCTCTGAAATCTCCGCTCGTTTCTGGCTGGAGGATTATGCCCTTCATGGCAAGAGCGGAGTCGTCCGTGCTGACAGGGCGTTGGCATGGGATACGTTCCGCGCCCGCTTTCTTCCTGTGCATGCGGAAAAACTTCCTGCGAATTCTTTGGTCAGGATGATGTTCGCCCGTGAGTTCCTTGAAGGCCCCCAAGGAGATACGGTTCCATGGTTCGCATCGTCCCTGCATCCTGAGACCTTCGAGGCGTATACCCAGCGGATAGCCCGGCTTCTCCCTCGGTTCGCCGATGTACTGCGTCGGGAACGCCAGGCGCGTCAGGAAAAACAGGAGGCTTCCGCTCTTGTCTGGGACGATGTTTTCCGGCAGCTTGCGGTGCTTCATGGTGCATATGAAAAATTCCTTGTCCGCCGCAATCTGTTCGAGCCTTCCTATGAAACCCCGTCCCTTGCCTTTGCGCCTCCGGTAATGATGGGCAAGAAACATGTCATTGTATTTTCACAGACCATCCCAGGAGTGGAAGGTTTGTTGAAGCAGTTGGGCAATCCTTCATGGATACAGACAGCCGACCCAGAGGCTGTTGCAGCTTCATCGGACGTAAAGTTGGATGTAAAGTTGGATGTGAAGTCGAACGCAAAGCCAGATATAAACGTAAACACAAAGGCGAACACGCGCAATGGGAAAGACTGTTTGCATGTCTTTGCCAACCAGAGCCAGGAAGTAGGCGATGTCGTGCGCCGTCTGAGGACTCTTGCGGAAAAAGGAGTGCCAGCCAGGGAGATGGCGGTGACTGTTCCCGTTGATGAAATCCTTGTCGCCCATTTGAGAGAAGAAGCACGGCTCCATGACCTGCCGTTGCGCCTCATCCAAGGCTTTTCGCCGCTTGAGCATCCCGCCGGACGTTTCTTCACACGACTCAAGGCTGTCTATGATACTGCCTTTTCCTTGCAGGCCATGAAGGATCTTCTGCTCGACATCGGCATCCCATGGAGGGACATCATTCTCCAGAGGAACCTGCTGGCTCGCGCCATAGAGCTGCGCATCGAGGGAGGGGATGTCCATTCTGCCTCCCATGATGCATGGTTCCAGCGTCTGTCGTGGTCGGAGCCTGACGCTTCCGGTACGGACGCACGCATGGACACAGGCATGGACGCAGGCGAAGCTCCCGTCTCCCTGCGTTCATGGTACGGGAAATTCCGTGGGACAGTGATCAGTGTCATGGAAGCGGAAACATCCCAAGACATCCGCGCCCGCCTGTCCTATTTCCAGCAGGAGTTCTTCTGCGACGAACGATGGGAGGCCGCCGCTACAGCGGAGGCGACCGCTGTCTATACCTTCTGCATGGAGAACCTTGAAAAAGTCGCCCAAGCCTTGCAGACAGCCGGCATCACTCGCTACCACGGACTGTTTTCTTTGTTTCTCTCCCATATATCCCAGACGCGATATGTTCCCCAGAGTTCAGGAGGGATTCCCGTGTACGTGTGGCCGCAGAGCGCGACCTTGATGATTCCTCACCATTATGCCATAGGATTGGGACATGATGTGACGTTGGTCAGTGATAACTCCGGAGACTTTCTCCCTGAGACGGTACTTTCCGCTTCAGTGCGCGAGGAACATGACATGACTGCGGCATTGTTCTCTCTCTACCGTTCCTGCGTCATGGAAGGACGGCTTTCCCTGTCTTCACAGGGTTACAACGGTGTACAGCTCCCTCCATCATGCATGGTCGAATCCGGCTTGGTAAGGCAGATGTCTTCATGGGAAACCTATGACTCGTGGAAGGATGAATTGAAGCTATGGAGGGGTGAAAAAACAGATTATAACTACAGTATGCTTTCTGGTCAGAGGGCATGGTATCGGGACAATGCCGGAACCGTCCTCACCAGGATGAGCAATGAAAGGGATGTGGCAGTGTCCGGCATGGATAATCCGGGCATCTTTTCTCCGCTTTTCCATGAGTGCGACCATGAACATGACCATGAGCATAGCCTTGAGCGCGGAGGGAAACCGCTGCTGACGCTTTCCTCGACCCAGATTGATGCCTTTGCCTCCTGTCCTTTCTCATGGGCATTGAAATGGGGGATGGGGGTGAGGGATGACCAGAACTATGAGGTTCCTCGGATGGATCACCGTTTCATGGGACGCTTGATTCACAAAGTCTACCAACTGTTTTTTGAAAAGGTGACGGCCATGACCGGCCTGTATGATGGAGAGCGGCACAAGGATACCTACCAGAAGCTACTGCTTTCCACGTGGGGGGACGAGTTTATGCGTTTGAGTCACAGCAATGACGCGCCATCACCGCCTACGTTACGCTGGATAAAAAACACGCTTGACCGGCAGCTTCCACAGATTCTTGACCAAGAGGAAAAAATCTTTTCCGGTACCCTCAGTTGGGAATTTGAAAAGAATTTGGAGATGACGAATGCGGATAAAGGCTATCATTTAGTTGGAAAGATAGACCGCATCGTACTGCTTGGGGCATCGTTGACCGACGTAAGAAACATGAAGACGGGAGCGGAAAACAATGATGCCGCTGTGGAAGGCCGGGCTCTTGCCGTGGTCGATTACAAGAAGGGCAACCTGAAGAATCTCCGGCCGGGAGACTACAGGAAGGAAGGGGGGCCTCCCTCCTTCCAGTTGCCGGTGTACCGTCGGCTGGTCGCCAGCCAATTGGCTGCCCGGACGGCACTGGCAGCGTATTATTCAGTGAAGGATGGTTCTTATAGCATCATCTGGGATGAAAAGGGAGACGGACAGCCTGTTGATGGTTCTTCTGCTGTGAATGCGGCTGCGAAAGCGACGAATATAGCGGGAGATGAGCGTGCTTTGGTTGAAAAGCTGGATGGAGAGCTTGAGAAAATGTTGGAAAAAATGGTCAGGGACATATCAGCCGGGCGGTTCGCCGCTTCTCCCGCAGCGGACTCCCGCGTCTTCCGTTCTGTCACGCGCAGGAGGTATGCTGTCAGATGA